The Flavobacterium praedii genome window below encodes:
- a CDS encoding MFS transporter — MADLAKGSKKLLNAWAFYDWANSVYPLVISSAIFPIFYESLFADRDHYITVFGMSLKNSALISFVTAAAFLVVAIISPLLSGIADYVGNKKSFMKFFCYLGALSCIGLNWFSLDNIYVGLLFYFLGLIGFWGSLVFYNSYLPDIAFNEQQDAVSAKGYSLGYIGSVILLVASLIMVLGAKDSEKIAAMRYSFIMVGIWWIIFSQYTYYFLPKGNKNTDRKVTKAVVLNGFKELKKVWRQLETNIPLKRYLFSFFVYSMAVQTVMLIATYFGSQEITWESPSQSQTGLIICILLIQIIAVVGAILTSKASAKYGNIPTLIAINCFWVLLCSAAYFIVTPIQFYIMAALVGFVMGGIQALSRSTYSKFLPETEDTASFFSFYDVTEKIGIVIGMCVYGAIDQITGSPRLAIVLLAVFFIIGVFLLNKVPKTNTLK, encoded by the coding sequence ATGGCAGATTTAGCAAAAGGAAGCAAAAAATTATTAAATGCATGGGCTTTTTATGATTGGGCAAATTCTGTTTATCCATTAGTAATTTCTTCAGCTATTTTTCCAATTTTTTATGAATCTTTATTTGCCGATAGAGATCATTACATAACTGTTTTTGGAATGAGTTTAAAAAACTCCGCATTAATTAGTTTTGTTACTGCAGCGGCTTTTTTGGTTGTAGCCATTATTTCACCATTATTATCGGGAATTGCCGATTATGTAGGCAATAAAAAATCATTCATGAAATTCTTTTGCTATTTAGGAGCATTATCATGTATAGGATTGAACTGGTTTAGTTTGGATAATATTTATGTTGGTTTATTATTTTACTTTTTGGGTTTAATCGGTTTTTGGGGAAGTTTGGTGTTTTATAACTCTTATCTGCCAGACATCGCTTTCAATGAACAACAAGATGCGGTAAGTGCCAAAGGCTATTCTTTAGGGTATATTGGCAGTGTTATTTTGCTAGTTGCGAGTTTAATAATGGTTCTTGGTGCTAAAGATTCAGAAAAAATAGCTGCAATGAGATATTCATTTATTATGGTAGGAATTTGGTGGATTATTTTTAGTCAATACACCTATTATTTTTTACCAAAAGGAAATAAAAATACTGATCGAAAAGTAACAAAAGCAGTCGTTTTAAATGGTTTCAAAGAATTAAAAAAAGTTTGGAGACAATTAGAAACAAATATTCCATTAAAAAGATATTTATTTAGTTTTTTTGTTTACAGTATGGCCGTACAAACCGTAATGTTAATTGCTACTTATTTTGGTTCTCAAGAAATAACTTGGGAATCTCCTAGTCAAAGTCAAACTGGATTGATAATATGTATTTTATTAATCCAAATCATTGCTGTGGTTGGAGCAATTTTAACGTCAAAAGCTTCTGCTAAATATGGAAACATTCCAACATTGATTGCGATCAATTGCTTTTGGGTTTTGCTTTGTTCGGCAGCATATTTTATTGTCACACCAATTCAATTCTATATTATGGCTGCATTGGTTGGATTTGTAATGGGTGGTATACAAGCCTTATCTCGTTCTACTTACTCTAAATTTTTACCAGAAACCGAGGATACTGCTTCCTTTTTCAGCTTCTATGATGTTACTGAGAAAATTGGTATTGTAATCGGAATGTGTGTTTATGGTGCTATCGATCAAATTACCGGAAGTCCAAGACTTGCTATCGTGTTATTGGCTGTCTTTTTTATAATTGGCGTATTTCTATTAAATAAGGTTCCCAAAACAAATACTTTGAAATAG
- a CDS encoding M48 family metallopeptidase, translating to MKKYLLIIVIIGLSYSCATNPITGKKQLNFVSNSELFPSSFQQYGTFLKENKIILGTVDAQRVETVGLKIKKAAEKYLAYLGQTSYLNGYQWEYKLIDNKEVNAWCMPGGKIVVYSGILAITKDEAGLATVIGHEVSHALANHGAQRMSASQLQELGAVGVAVATGQQSAEKQQMWQQYYGLGSEVGVMLPFSRNHESEADKIGLTLMAIAGYNPDEAIVFWQRMATKSGGQSPPEFLSTHPSDATRMANLQALIPEAIAAATKVNAFYK from the coding sequence ATGAAAAAGTATTTATTAATAATAGTCATTATCGGGCTAAGTTATTCTTGTGCTACTAATCCGATTACAGGAAAGAAACAACTTAATTTTGTTTCAAACAGCGAATTATTTCCTTCTTCGTTTCAACAATATGGAACTTTTTTGAAGGAGAATAAAATAATTTTAGGAACAGTTGATGCGCAAAGGGTTGAAACAGTTGGACTAAAGATTAAAAAAGCCGCTGAAAAATATTTGGCCTATCTGGGACAAACTAGTTATTTGAATGGGTACCAATGGGAATATAAATTAATTGATAATAAAGAAGTTAATGCTTGGTGTATGCCTGGAGGAAAAATTGTTGTGTATTCAGGGATTTTAGCAATAACTAAAGATGAAGCTGGTTTAGCAACCGTTATAGGACATGAGGTTTCACATGCATTGGCAAATCATGGCGCACAAAGGATGAGTGCCTCTCAGTTACAAGAATTGGGCGCAGTAGGAGTGGCTGTTGCTACAGGTCAACAAAGTGCCGAGAAACAGCAAATGTGGCAACAATATTATGGTTTAGGTTCTGAAGTAGGAGTAATGCTTCCTTTTAGCAGAAATCATGAAAGCGAAGCTGATAAAATAGGACTTACTTTAATGGCAATTGCGGGTTATAATCCAGATGAAGCTATTGTGTTTTGGCAAAGAATGGCTACAAAGTCTGGAGGACAATCGCCTCCTGAATTTCTTAGTACACACCCTTCAGATGCTACAAGAATGGCTAATTTACAAGCTTTAATTCCAGAAGCAATAGCAGCTGCTACAAAAGTAAATGCTTTTTATAAATAA
- the glgB gene encoding 1,4-alpha-glucan branching protein GlgB, with translation MNKVQTYSLFTDFDIDLFKAGKHFRLYEKLGAHLIEVDGVKGVYFAVWAPSARTVSVIGDFNYWIQGEHQLQVRWDSSGIWEGFIPGLEAGTTYKYKIQSSNNGIITEKADPFAFYCEKPPHTASVIWDLDYKWKDAKWMKNRKEHNDLDKPYSVYEVHLGSWKRKGDENRFLTYLELADELVKYVKETGFTHVEFMPVMEYPYDPSWGYQLIGYFAPTSRFGTPQEFMVLVDKLHEAGIGVILDWVPSHFPDDAHGLGFFDGSNLFEHPDRRKGYHPDWKSLVFNYGRNEVRSFLISNALFWLQHYHVDGLRVDAVASMLYLDYSREEGEWEPNIYGGRENLDTISFLKDFNEAVYTNYEGVQTIAEESTSFPMVSRPTFIGGLGFGMKWMMGWMHDTLQYFQKETIYRKYHQNDLTFSMTYTYTENFMLPLSHDEVVYGKKSILGRMPGDEWQKFANLRLLYGYMFTHPGTKLLFMGAEFGQSSEWNFESSLDWHLLQYPFHNGIKLVITKLNELYKTEPALHEKQFSQEGFEWINYSDHENAVMSFIRKGNNPKDDLIIVLNFTPVVRENYRIGLPKTGKLVEIFNSDDTVFGGSGVKNTKKISIETNPYDGKEYSTALLLPPLSVTVFKIS, from the coding sequence ATGAACAAAGTACAAACCTATTCCCTTTTTACCGATTTTGATATTGATTTATTCAAAGCAGGAAAACATTTTAGACTTTATGAAAAACTTGGTGCACATCTTATTGAAGTTGATGGTGTAAAAGGGGTTTATTTTGCAGTATGGGCACCTTCGGCAAGAACGGTTTCTGTTATTGGCGATTTTAATTATTGGATTCAAGGCGAGCATCAATTGCAAGTGCGTTGGGATTCATCTGGTATTTGGGAAGGTTTCATTCCAGGATTAGAAGCAGGAACTACATATAAATACAAAATCCAATCTAGCAATAATGGTATTATAACCGAAAAAGCAGATCCATTTGCTTTTTATTGTGAAAAACCACCTCACACGGCTTCAGTAATTTGGGATCTTGACTACAAATGGAAAGATGCTAAATGGATGAAAAACCGTAAGGAGCACAATGACTTAGACAAACCATATTCGGTTTACGAAGTGCATTTGGGATCTTGGAAAAGAAAAGGAGATGAAAACCGATTCTTAACTTATCTAGAACTAGCAGATGAATTGGTTAAATATGTAAAAGAAACAGGATTTACTCACGTAGAGTTTATGCCTGTAATGGAATATCCGTACGATCCTTCTTGGGGATATCAACTAATAGGTTATTTTGCACCCACTTCTAGATTTGGAACACCTCAAGAATTTATGGTTCTGGTAGATAAATTACACGAAGCGGGTATTGGAGTTATTCTGGATTGGGTTCCATCGCATTTTCCAGATGACGCTCATGGTTTAGGCTTTTTTGATGGTTCTAATTTGTTTGAACATCCCGATCGTAGAAAAGGATATCATCCCGATTGGAAAAGTTTGGTTTTTAATTATGGACGAAATGAAGTGCGTTCGTTCTTAATCAGTAATGCTTTATTTTGGTTACAACATTATCATGTTGATGGTTTAAGAGTAGATGCTGTTGCTTCAATGTTATATTTGGATTATTCCAGAGAAGAAGGGGAGTGGGAACCTAATATTTATGGAGGAAGAGAAAATCTAGATACTATCAGCTTTTTAAAGGATTTCAACGAAGCTGTTTATACCAATTATGAAGGCGTTCAAACAATTGCTGAAGAAAGTACCTCTTTCCCTATGGTTTCAAGACCAACCTTTATTGGAGGTTTGGGTTTTGGAATGAAATGGATGATGGGTTGGATGCACGATACTTTGCAATATTTTCAAAAAGAAACAATTTATAGAAAATACCATCAAAATGATTTGACATTTTCAATGACCTATACCTATACTGAAAATTTTATGTTGCCGCTTTCACATGACGAAGTGGTGTACGGCAAAAAATCTATTCTAGGAAGAATGCCTGGAGACGAATGGCAAAAATTTGCAAATCTTCGTTTACTTTATGGTTATATGTTTACACATCCTGGAACCAAATTATTGTTTATGGGAGCAGAATTTGGACAAAGCAGTGAATGGAATTTCGAAAGTAGTTTGGATTGGCATTTATTACAATACCCATTTCACAACGGTATAAAATTAGTGATAACCAAACTAAATGAATTATACAAAACGGAACCTGCATTACACGAAAAACAATTTAGTCAAGAAGGATTTGAATGGATTAACTATTCAGATCATGAGAATGCAGTAATGTCTTTTATTCGAAAAGGAAACAATCCTAAAGATGATTTGATTATAGTGCTAAATTTCACCCCAGTAGTTCGTGAAAATTATAGAATAGGTTTGCCAAAAACAGGTAAACTAGTAGAAATATTCAATAGTGATGATACTGTTTTTGGAGGTAGTGGTGTAAAAAACACTAAAAAAATAAGCATTGAAACTAATCCTTATGATGGAAAAGAATATTCTACAGCTTTATTACTCCCTCCATTAAGTGTTACAGTATTCAAAATATCTTAG
- a CDS encoding maltokinase N-terminal cap-like domain-containing protein: MVDKINEAEYQNPLVFNIDWKDAFEDESFVKIFASDILENYIINKRWYGGKASTLKYIEVVHYFKLESSGNTYYGVLLEVNFKEAFYQHYFMPLAFMSEEDLDTNTVIAPVKMNEQEGYLVDALHQEDFRRLLFDKIIHSKKNEESKVTFHKGKALHSKEYISSHFMGVEQSNTSIVYNDNLVLKIFRRIYISMNPDYEISRFLTERMNFKHSPAYTGSISIVSSDGNITLGLMQELVPNQGDAWKYMLEEVDRIFDNLKNKKISIKNLPQIELFKRLKLSDVPHEIIDWAGLSIFLKIQTLATRTAEMHIALGSDIYETAFTPLTYNGDYSVWLKNRLTYQFQNRLNILENNLHKLDGLTLELANQFLDHKKEIRKAFLDFDWTQMKSERIRIHGDYHLGQVLVCGDDFFILDFEGEPESTIRDRKVKQPPLKDVAGMFRSFHYSIYASIFNNKDKYPFEQEELFQAGEILYKYFVGVFLNTYTEVAQGGNLNIGYKKEIDFLLKYCLLEKAIYELGYELNSRPRWSVIPLTGIASIMNFK, from the coding sequence ATGGTTGACAAAATTAACGAAGCCGAATATCAAAATCCTTTAGTTTTTAATATAGATTGGAAAGATGCATTTGAAGATGAAAGTTTTGTGAAAATTTTCGCATCTGATATTCTAGAAAATTATATTATCAATAAAAGATGGTATGGAGGCAAAGCGAGTACATTAAAATATATTGAAGTTGTACATTATTTTAAACTTGAATCTTCTGGGAATACCTATTATGGAGTTTTATTAGAAGTTAATTTTAAAGAAGCATTTTATCAACACTATTTTATGCCATTGGCTTTCATGTCTGAAGAAGATTTAGATACAAATACTGTTATCGCTCCTGTAAAAATGAACGAGCAGGAAGGATACCTTGTTGATGCATTGCACCAAGAAGATTTTAGAAGATTACTTTTTGATAAAATTATCCATTCCAAAAAAAATGAAGAGTCAAAGGTTACCTTTCACAAAGGAAAAGCATTACACTCTAAAGAATATATTTCATCTCATTTTATGGGTGTAGAACAAAGTAATACATCCATTGTTTATAACGATAATTTGGTTCTTAAAATTTTCAGAAGAATCTATATTAGTATGAATCCCGATTATGAAATAAGTCGATTTCTTACCGAAAGAATGAATTTCAAACATTCGCCTGCTTACACTGGAAGTATAAGTATCGTTTCATCGGATGGAAATATAACACTTGGTTTAATGCAAGAATTGGTTCCCAATCAAGGAGATGCTTGGAAATATATGCTCGAAGAAGTAGATCGTATATTTGATAATTTAAAAAACAAAAAGATTTCTATCAAAAACCTTCCACAAATTGAATTATTCAAAAGATTAAAATTAAGCGATGTTCCCCATGAAATTATTGACTGGGCAGGTTTAAGTATCTTTTTAAAAATTCAAACTTTGGCAACAAGAACCGCCGAAATGCATATTGCTTTAGGAAGCGATATTTACGAAACTGCTTTTACTCCATTAACTTATAATGGAGATTATTCCGTTTGGTTAAAAAATAGATTAACCTATCAGTTTCAAAATAGATTGAATATTTTAGAAAATAATTTGCATAAATTAGATGGTTTAACGTTAGAATTAGCCAATCAGTTTTTAGATCATAAGAAAGAAATTAGAAAAGCATTCCTTGATTTTGATTGGACACAAATGAAATCTGAACGCATCCGAATTCATGGTGATTATCATTTAGGCCAAGTTTTAGTATGCGGAGATGATTTTTTTATACTTGATTTTGAAGGAGAACCAGAAAGTACCATTAGAGATCGAAAAGTAAAACAGCCACCATTAAAAGATGTTGCTGGAATGTTTCGTTCGTTTCATTATTCTATATATGCCAGTATATTTAATAATAAAGATAAATATCCATTTGAACAAGAAGAACTTTTTCAAGCCGGAGAAATATTATATAAATATTTTGTAGGAGTATTTCTGAATACCTATACCGAAGTGGCTCAAGGTGGAAATCTTAATATTGGATATAAAAAAGAAATTGATTTTTTATTAAAATACTGTCTTTTGGAAAAAGCAATATATGAATTAGGTTATGAGTTAAATTCTAGACCTCGATGGTCTGTAATTCCATTAACAGGAATTGCCAGTATTATGAATTTTAAATAA
- a CDS encoding alpha-1,4-glucan--maltose-1-phosphate maltosyltransferase, which produces MQNQTRIIIENVLPQLNGGSFAIKRIIGQKINVSADVFSDGHDVIECCVKFKHESEKNWQEVRMTPSHNDEWFATFDVNLQGQYTYFVEGWVDYALNWQHGTERKINDNQYVKSELLEGVEYIRAILDRVESYENEYLNRLIYYFTSESEYDNAVHETKSEELIRIFKKYPVRFLENKSNELQIYVDRKKALFSTWYEFFPRSASPEEGRHGTFKDCERLLPRVSEMGFDTLYFPPIHPIGEVNRKGKNNATNAEYGDVGSPWGIGSHHGGHKSTHPELGSIEDFKELVRKAQELGIEVAMDYALQAAPDHPYVKDFPQWFKWRPDGTVQYAENPPKKYQDIQPIYFESSDWKNLWKELLDVALFWIEECNIKIYRVDNPHTKPFYFWGWLITEIKKKHPDVLFLAEAFTRPKIMNELAKQGFSQSYTYFTWRNSKKELTDYVEELTQTEQKEFYRPNFWPNTPDINPFALQNGNESIHLQKYFLAATLSSNVGIYGPVFEYMVSTPMAPGKEEYLDSEKYQCYKWDWTLQNKLITLITKVNHLRKEQLSLQQTNNIVFCETNNEQVIAYYKYDDNKDNETLMVVSLDSHQTAKAMIKLPIDKIGQQHVDITDLITGNAYSWNNEWNYVELSPELPFHLFKIQK; this is translated from the coding sequence ATGCAAAATCAAACTCGTATTATAATAGAAAATGTTTTGCCACAATTAAACGGTGGTAGTTTTGCCATAAAGAGAATTATTGGTCAAAAAATCAATGTATCAGCTGATGTTTTTTCAGATGGACATGATGTTATAGAATGTTGTGTAAAATTCAAACACGAATCTGAAAAAAATTGGCAAGAGGTTCGAATGACTCCATCGCACAATGATGAATGGTTTGCTACATTTGATGTAAATCTTCAAGGACAATATACTTATTTTGTCGAAGGTTGGGTTGACTATGCACTTAATTGGCAACATGGGACAGAACGTAAAATCAATGATAATCAGTATGTAAAATCAGAATTACTTGAAGGAGTCGAATATATTCGTGCTATTTTGGATCGTGTAGAGAGTTATGAAAATGAATATCTAAATCGTCTTATTTATTATTTTACATCTGAGTCGGAATATGACAATGCTGTTCATGAAACTAAATCAGAGGAACTCATTAGAATATTCAAAAAATATCCCGTTCGATTTTTAGAAAATAAATCGAATGAATTACAAATTTATGTAGATAGAAAAAAAGCATTATTTAGTACTTGGTATGAATTTTTTCCGCGTTCTGCTTCACCTGAGGAAGGTAGACATGGTACTTTTAAAGACTGTGAACGATTGCTTCCTAGAGTTTCAGAAATGGGATTTGACACTTTGTATTTCCCACCAATCCATCCAATAGGAGAAGTAAATAGAAAAGGCAAAAATAATGCTACAAATGCCGAGTATGGTGATGTTGGTTCTCCTTGGGGAATTGGTTCTCATCATGGTGGACATAAATCAACTCATCCCGAATTAGGATCAATAGAAGATTTTAAAGAGCTAGTTAGGAAAGCACAAGAATTAGGCATAGAAGTAGCTATGGATTATGCTTTACAAGCTGCACCAGATCATCCTTATGTAAAAGATTTTCCACAATGGTTCAAATGGCGTCCAGACGGTACAGTACAATATGCTGAAAATCCACCCAAAAAATACCAAGATATTCAACCTATTTATTTCGAAAGTAGCGATTGGAAAAATCTTTGGAAAGAACTACTGGATGTTGCTTTATTTTGGATAGAAGAATGTAATATCAAAATTTATAGAGTTGATAATCCACATACTAAACCCTTTTATTTTTGGGGTTGGTTAATTACCGAAATAAAAAAGAAACATCCAGATGTACTGTTTTTGGCAGAAGCTTTTACGCGTCCAAAAATTATGAACGAATTGGCAAAACAAGGTTTCAGTCAATCTTACACTTATTTTACTTGGAGAAATTCAAAAAAAGAATTGACAGATTATGTAGAGGAACTTACACAAACTGAACAAAAAGAATTCTACAGACCAAACTTTTGGCCAAATACTCCAGACATTAATCCATTTGCTTTGCAAAACGGTAATGAATCGATACATCTTCAAAAATATTTTCTAGCGGCAACTTTGAGTTCAAATGTTGGTATTTATGGACCTGTTTTTGAATATATGGTTAGTACACCAATGGCTCCAGGTAAAGAAGAATATTTGGATTCTGAAAAATACCAATGTTATAAATGGGATTGGACTCTTCAAAATAAATTAATCACACTTATTACAAAAGTAAATCATCTTAGAAAAGAACAATTATCATTGCAGCAAACCAATAACATTGTTTTTTGTGAAACAAATAATGAACAAGTTATAGCTTATTATAAATATGATGACAACAAAGATAATGAAACATTAATGGTAGTTAGTCTTGACTCACATCAAACAGCTAAAGCAATGATAAAACTTCCTATTGACAAAATTGGACAACAACATGTTGATATTACTGATTTGATAACTGGAAATGCCTATTCATGGAATAATGAATGGAATTATGTTGAACTTTCACCTGAATTGCCTTTTCATTTATTTAAAATACAGAAATAA
- a CDS encoding glucose-1-phosphate adenylyltransferase has protein sequence MKTKKKNVIAIILGGGQGSRLYPLTARRSKPAVPIAGKYRLVDIPISNCINSDIYKMFVLTQFNSASLNAHIKNTYNFSIFSHSFVDILAAEQTPDNPTWFQGTADAVRQCMPHFLNHDFDYALILSGDQLYQMDFNEMVEAHIEANADITIATLPVNDKDAPEFGILKTNSESCIESFIEKPSKELLPDWKSEVSDEMKSQGKHYLASMGIYIFNRKLLIELMSDPEAKDFGKEIIPQAVGNKKLLSYQYEGYWTDIGNIDSFFEANIGLTDDMPQFNLFDDNNKIYTRPRLLSPSKFHKTMVERSLISDGCIIHAKEIKKSVIGNRSRIGEGTVIQHSYVMGNDFYQNIDDINQDIIDEIPLVGIGERCFIDNAIVDKNSRIGNDVYIKGGKQLEDTNHELYCIKEGIIVIRKGAIIPNNFILK, from the coding sequence ATGAAAACTAAAAAAAAGAATGTAATCGCTATTATTTTAGGAGGTGGCCAAGGATCCAGATTATACCCGTTAACAGCTAGAAGATCTAAACCAGCAGTGCCAATTGCTGGTAAATATAGATTGGTAGATATTCCAATTTCGAATTGTATAAATTCAGACATTTATAAGATGTTTGTCTTGACTCAATTTAATTCGGCTTCATTGAATGCTCACATCAAAAACACATACAATTTTAGTATTTTCAGTCATTCATTTGTTGATATTTTAGCTGCAGAACAAACTCCAGATAACCCAACTTGGTTTCAAGGAACCGCTGATGCTGTAAGACAATGTATGCCTCATTTTTTAAATCATGATTTTGATTATGCCTTAATATTGTCAGGTGATCAATTGTATCAAATGGATTTTAACGAAATGGTTGAAGCCCATATTGAAGCTAATGCCGATATAACAATTGCAACTTTACCTGTAAATGACAAAGACGCACCTGAATTTGGAATTTTAAAAACAAATTCGGAAAGTTGTATAGAATCTTTTATTGAAAAACCATCCAAAGAATTATTACCAGATTGGAAATCGGAGGTAAGTGATGAAATGAAAAGCCAAGGAAAACATTATTTGGCATCAATGGGAATTTATATTTTTAATAGAAAATTATTAATCGAGTTGATGTCTGACCCTGAAGCTAAAGACTTTGGTAAGGAAATCATCCCACAAGCTGTTGGTAATAAAAAACTTTTAAGCTACCAATATGAAGGATATTGGACTGATATTGGTAATATAGACTCCTTCTTCGAAGCAAATATCGGTCTAACAGATGACATGCCTCAGTTCAATCTTTTTGATGACAATAATAAAATATATACTAGACCTCGATTATTATCCCCTTCCAAGTTTCATAAAACTATGGTAGAAAGATCGCTAATTTCGGACGGTTGTATCATTCATGCCAAAGAAATCAAAAAATCTGTAATAGGAAATAGATCTCGAATAGGCGAAGGTACTGTTATTCAACACAGTTATGTAATGGGTAATGATTTTTATCAAAATATTGATGATATCAATCAAGATATTATAGACGAAATACCACTTGTAGGTATTGGTGAAAGATGCTTTATCGACAATGCTATTGTAGATAAAAACAGTAGAATTGGTAATGATGTTTATATAAAAGGAGGAAAGCAATTGGAAGATACAAATCATGAATTGTATTGTATAAAAGAAGGAATAATCGTTATTCGAAAAGGAGCTATTATTCCAAATAACTTTATACTGAAGTAA
- a CDS encoding glycogen synthase, whose translation MEIFHIGAECYPVAKVGGLADVLGSLPKYQNSENYQVRVVIPCYQNIFRLENEFECVHWGKIKLGNFNFPFSVLKETTNKLGFELYLIEIPELFDRPNIYNYEDDIERFLSFQIATLDWIIGRNSLPDIIHCHDHHTGLIPFMKKYCPKYHKLKNINTLITIHNGLYQGIFSFNKLYYLPEFDLIHIKEIERWNCINSLSAGIKCADEVTTVSPTYLKELNYSDNGLETLLQSVQFKSKGILNGIDTDVWDTNKDKMLDCNFTVENSAEGKYKNKEKLCLQFNMNPMLPLFSFIGRLYNEKGADLLPEIILTSLIKQKKQINILILGYGDPVIENQLLELKPIFKGNYNVYIGYNEELAHKTYASSDYILIPSRVEPCGLNQLYALRYGTIPIVHKTGGLKDTIVDFEENGNGICHQESTVSDVCCAINRALDLYKNKDKFTKIRKKGMHTDHSWKNISQEYLQLYNLIITRRYEN comes from the coding sequence ATGGAAATATTTCACATTGGAGCAGAATGTTACCCAGTTGCAAAAGTGGGTGGTTTAGCTGATGTGTTAGGTTCACTACCAAAATATCAAAACAGCGAGAACTACCAAGTTAGAGTTGTAATACCTTGTTATCAAAATATTTTTAGATTAGAAAATGAATTTGAATGTGTTCATTGGGGTAAAATAAAATTAGGCAATTTTAATTTCCCTTTTAGTGTTTTGAAAGAAACAACAAATAAATTGGGATTTGAACTTTATCTAATTGAGATACCTGAACTTTTTGATCGCCCAAATATCTATAATTATGAGGACGATATTGAACGATTTTTATCTTTTCAAATTGCTACATTAGATTGGATCATTGGAAGAAACTCTCTGCCTGATATAATCCATTGTCATGATCATCATACAGGGTTAATTCCTTTTATGAAAAAATATTGTCCAAAATACCACAAATTAAAAAACATAAACACCTTGATAACCATACATAATGGTTTGTACCAAGGAATTTTTTCATTTAACAAATTGTATTATCTACCAGAATTTGATTTAATTCATATAAAAGAAATAGAGCGATGGAATTGCATCAACTCTCTTTCTGCAGGGATAAAATGTGCAGATGAAGTCACCACAGTTTCTCCCACATACCTAAAAGAACTCAATTATTCAGATAACGGATTAGAGACCTTATTACAAAGCGTACAATTCAAGTCTAAAGGAATTCTTAATGGAATTGATACTGATGTTTGGGACACAAACAAAGATAAAATGTTAGATTGTAATTTTACTGTTGAAAATAGTGCTGAAGGAAAATATAAGAATAAAGAAAAATTGTGTTTGCAATTTAACATGAATCCCATGCTACCGCTTTTCAGTTTTATTGGAAGATTATATAATGAAAAAGGTGCCGATTTACTTCCAGAAATTATTTTAACTTCATTAATAAAACAAAAAAAACAAATTAATATTCTCATATTGGGCTACGGTGATCCTGTAATTGAAAACCAATTATTAGAATTAAAACCCATATTTAAAGGAAATTATAATGTATATATTGGTTACAATGAAGAACTAGCGCACAAAACATATGCAAGTTCCGATTATATTTTAATTCCATCAAGAGTAGAGCCTTGTGGATTAAATCAACTTTATGCTTTACGCTACGGTACTATTCCAATTGTTCACAAAACAGGTGGATTAAAAGACACAATAGTTGATTTTGAAGAAAATGGAAATGGAATTTGTCACCAAGAATCTACAGTTAGCGATGTATGTTGTGCGATAAATAGAGCTTTAGATTTATATAAAAACAAAGATAAATTTACTAAAATTAGAAAAAAAGGAATGCATACAGACCATTCTTGGAAAAATATAAGCCAAGAATATTTACAACTTTACAATTTAATTATTACAAGACGATATGAAAACTAA